Proteins from one Bradyrhizobium roseum genomic window:
- a CDS encoding alpha/beta fold hydrolase, giving the protein MNGMIEPIVGRYLHVDIDGEMCRIYFEESGAGIPLVCLHTAGSDGRQWRHLLADEEFAKHFRIIAFDMPWHGKSNPPASWDGTEYQLTTARYTQTIRAFCKALQLDKPVVMGCSIGGRIVLNLAIDHAAEFRALIGLEGADFQAPWYDTSWLNRPDVHGGEVCAALVSGLMAPQSPANARAETLWAYKQGGPGVFKGDLYFYRVDGDLRGRVERIDTKVCPLFLLTGEYDFSCTPEDTERTAAAIAGASVTIMEQLGHFPMSENPEQFRRYISPVLDRIVALEAERAGQR; this is encoded by the coding sequence ATGAACGGCATGATCGAACCGATCGTCGGCCGCTACCTGCATGTCGATATCGACGGCGAGATGTGCCGCATCTATTTCGAGGAAAGTGGCGCGGGCATTCCGTTGGTCTGCCTGCACACCGCCGGCTCCGATGGCCGGCAATGGCGGCATCTGCTCGCGGATGAGGAATTCGCGAAGCACTTCCGCATCATCGCCTTCGACATGCCCTGGCATGGAAAATCGAACCCGCCGGCAAGCTGGGACGGCACGGAATATCAACTCACCACCGCGCGCTACACCCAGACCATCCGCGCCTTTTGCAAGGCGTTGCAACTGGACAAGCCGGTGGTGATGGGCTGCTCGATCGGCGGCCGCATCGTCCTCAACCTGGCGATTGACCATGCCGCCGAATTCCGCGCCCTCATAGGATTGGAGGGGGCGGACTTCCAGGCGCCGTGGTATGATACATCTTGGCTGAACCGTCCCGACGTCCATGGCGGGGAAGTCTGTGCCGCACTGGTCTCCGGCCTGATGGCTCCGCAAAGCCCGGCCAACGCCCGGGCCGAGACGCTATGGGCCTACAAGCAGGGCGGGCCGGGCGTGTTCAAAGGCGATTTGTATTTTTACCGGGTCGACGGCGATCTGCGGGGAAGAGTGGAGAGGATCGATACTAAAGTATGTCCGCTGTTTTTGCTCACGGGCGAGTATGATTTCTCCTGTACGCCGGAGGATACTGAACGGACCGCCGCTGCCATCGCGGGCGCCAGCGTCACCATCATGGAGCAGCTCGGGCATTTTCCGATGAGTGAGAATCCAGAACAGTTTCGCCGCTACATTTCGCCGGTGCTCGATCGGATCGTGGCCCTCGAAGCGGAGCGCGCCGGTCAAAGGTAG
- a CDS encoding tripartite tricarboxylate transporter substrate binding protein, whose amino-acid sequence MSGRHPFGIAIAALGVLMSVAAGAQEYPTKPITLIVPWPAGGSTDISMRAIAESASKLLGQPIAIDNKAGGGGTVGPATMAAAAKPDGYTISQIPITVFRLPLMQDVSWNPDKDFTYIVHLTGYTFGVTTSAESPFKTWQDVVDFAKKNPGKVTYATPGAGTSLHIGMEQIAGLAGVKLTQVPFKGGAETNAAVLGQHTMLQADSTGWRPLVDAGKLKLLMVWTSVRSPNYPDVPTLKELGYPMVYDSPFGIAGPKGMDPKIVAKLHDAFKKALEDPAVIATLAKFDMVPNYKNTEDYKKFVVEVTESERQVIDKLGLTKKTN is encoded by the coding sequence ATGTCAGGACGACATCCTTTTGGCATCGCCATCGCCGCGCTCGGCGTGCTGATGTCCGTCGCCGCCGGCGCACAAGAATATCCGACAAAACCGATCACGCTGATCGTGCCATGGCCGGCGGGCGGCTCGACCGATATCTCGATGCGGGCGATCGCCGAGAGCGCCTCCAAACTCCTCGGTCAGCCGATCGCCATTGACAACAAGGCCGGCGGCGGCGGCACGGTCGGCCCGGCCACGATGGCCGCGGCGGCCAAGCCGGATGGCTACACCATCTCGCAGATTCCGATCACCGTGTTTCGCCTGCCCTTGATGCAGGATGTGTCATGGAATCCGGACAAGGATTTTACGTACATCGTTCATCTCACCGGCTACACGTTCGGCGTCACCACCAGCGCCGAGTCGCCGTTCAAGACCTGGCAGGACGTCGTCGACTTCGCCAAGAAGAATCCCGGCAAGGTGACCTATGCAACGCCGGGTGCCGGCACGTCGCTGCATATCGGCATGGAGCAGATCGCAGGCCTTGCGGGCGTCAAGCTGACGCAAGTGCCTTTCAAGGGCGGCGCGGAAACCAATGCCGCGGTGCTGGGACAGCACACCATGCTGCAGGCGGACTCGACCGGCTGGCGGCCGCTGGTCGACGCCGGCAAGCTGAAACTCTTGATGGTGTGGACCTCGGTGCGCTCGCCGAACTATCCCGATGTGCCGACGCTGAAGGAACTCGGCTATCCGATGGTCTATGATTCACCGTTCGGCATTGCCGGACCGAAGGGCATGGACCCGAAGATCGTCGCCAAGCTGCACGACGCTTTCAAGAAAGCGCTGGAAGATCCGGCCGTGATCGCCACGCTCGCGAAATTCGACATGGTGCCGAACTACAAGAATACCGAGGACTACAAGAAGTTCGTGGTCGAAGTGACCGAATCCGAACGCCAGGTGATCGACAAGCTCGGGCTGACCAAGAAGACGAACTGA
- a CDS encoding tripartite tricarboxylate transporter TctB family protein: protein MSNDTNVKFRLNNSELWGGLIGLGLGAFVAWSGMKLKLGTINDPGSGFVLFYTGILMCLFAVSIIFGALTEGGPTLGSRWENARWGKPLLIIVCLIVFSFALNPLGFLLSAIPLMLLLLRVVDPVRWTLAVPIAVLVPLGMWWVLKRLLLIQLPSGLFEIG from the coding sequence ATGAGTAACGACACCAACGTCAAATTCCGCCTCAACAATTCCGAATTGTGGGGCGGGCTGATCGGGCTCGGGCTCGGCGCCTTCGTGGCCTGGTCCGGGATGAAGCTGAAGCTCGGCACCATCAACGATCCCGGCTCCGGCTTCGTGCTGTTCTATACGGGCATCCTGATGTGCCTGTTCGCTGTCTCGATCATCTTCGGCGCACTGACCGAGGGCGGGCCGACGCTCGGATCGCGCTGGGAAAACGCCCGCTGGGGCAAGCCGTTGCTGATCATCGTCTGCCTGATCGTGTTTTCCTTTGCGCTCAACCCGCTCGGCTTTCTGTTGTCGGCGATCCCGCTGATGCTGCTGCTGTTGCGCGTGGTCGATCCGGTGCGCTGGACGCTCGCCGTTCCGATTGCAGTTCTCGTTCCGCTCGGCATGTGGTGGGTGCTCAAGCGCCTGCTTTTGATCCAGTTGCCTTCGGGCCTCTTCGAGATCGGCTGA
- a CDS encoding tripartite tricarboxylate transporter permease, translated as METLLNVAHGFGVALQPVNLIYCFIGVFIGTLVGVLPGIGPISAMSLLLPITLSGTPESGIIMMAGIYYGSMYGGSTTSILVNIPGEAASVVTCIDGHQMAKQGRAGPALGISAFGSFIAGTFALVALMLVAPKLASVAIAFGPAEYFSLMVLGLVVLTFLTQGSMAKALLMACIGVVLGVVGLDSITAQPRLTFGRVELIDGIGLVPVVMGLFGVAEVLLNTEQAIKRDVINAKITNLLPSKEDWKASAGPMARGTIMGFFLGILPGGGAVISSFASYALEKRLSKTPERFGKGAIEGVAGPEAANNAAAGGAFIPLMTLGIPPNVVMALLLGAFVIHGVQPGPLMITQNPGLFWGIVASMYIGNVMLLVLNLPMIGMWVQLLKLPYNILFPLIILFTIIGVYCSSNNVFDVYVMIAFGIIGYFMRKLGYEPAPLVLAFVLGPMLENNLRKSLILSQGDLMTFVERPISAVCLAFAVVLLIGPLLPALRKKREMVALDEGV; from the coding sequence ATGGAAACGCTCCTCAATGTCGCCCATGGTTTTGGCGTCGCACTACAGCCGGTCAACCTGATCTACTGCTTCATCGGTGTCTTCATCGGCACGCTGGTCGGCGTGCTGCCCGGCATCGGTCCCATTTCGGCGATGTCGCTGCTGCTGCCGATCACGCTGTCGGGCACGCCGGAATCCGGCATCATCATGATGGCCGGCATCTACTACGGCTCGATGTATGGCGGCTCGACCACCTCGATCCTGGTCAACATTCCCGGCGAAGCCGCCTCCGTGGTCACCTGCATCGACGGTCACCAGATGGCCAAGCAGGGCCGCGCCGGGCCGGCGCTCGGTATCTCCGCCTTTGGCTCCTTCATCGCCGGCACCTTTGCGCTGGTCGCGCTGATGCTGGTGGCGCCCAAGCTCGCCAGCGTTGCGATTGCGTTCGGACCGGCGGAATATTTCAGCCTGATGGTGCTCGGCCTCGTCGTGCTGACCTTCCTGACGCAGGGCTCGATGGCCAAGGCGCTGCTGATGGCCTGCATCGGCGTCGTGCTCGGCGTGGTCGGGCTCGACAGCATCACCGCGCAGCCGCGCCTGACCTTCGGCCGGGTCGAGCTGATCGACGGCATCGGCCTCGTGCCCGTGGTGATGGGCCTGTTCGGCGTCGCCGAGGTGCTGCTCAACACCGAGCAGGCGATCAAGCGCGACGTCATCAATGCGAAGATCACCAACCTCTTGCCGAGCAAGGAGGACTGGAAAGCCAGCGCCGGGCCGATGGCGCGCGGCACGATCATGGGATTCTTCCTCGGCATCCTGCCCGGCGGCGGCGCGGTGATCTCGTCGTTCGCGTCCTACGCGCTGGAGAAGCGGCTGTCCAAGACGCCGGAGCGCTTCGGCAAGGGCGCGATCGAGGGCGTGGCGGGGCCTGAGGCCGCCAACAATGCGGCGGCGGGCGGCGCGTTCATTCCGCTGATGACACTCGGCATTCCGCCGAACGTGGTGATGGCGCTGCTGCTCGGCGCCTTTGTGATTCACGGCGTGCAGCCCGGCCCGCTGATGATCACGCAGAACCCCGGCCTGTTCTGGGGCATCGTCGCCAGCATGTATATCGGCAATGTGATGCTGCTGGTGCTGAACCTGCCGATGATCGGGATGTGGGTGCAGCTGCTTAAGCTGCCCTACAACATCCTGTTCCCGTTGATCATCCTGTTCACCATCATCGGCGTCTATTGCTCCAGCAACAACGTGTTCGACGTCTATGTGATGATCGCGTTCGGCATTATCGGCTATTTCATGCGCAAACTCGGCTACGAGCCGGCGCCGCTGGTGCTGGCCTTCGTGCTCGGCCCGATGCTGGAGAACAATTTGCGCAAATCGCTGATCCTGTCGCAGGGGGATCTGATGACGTTTGTGGAGCGGCCGATCTCGGCGGTGTGTCTGGCGTTTGCGGTCGTGCTCTTGATCGGCCCGCTGCTGCCGGCGCTGCGCAAGAAGCGCGAGATGGTAGCGCTGGATGAGGGGGTGTGA
- a CDS encoding M20 family metallopeptidase: protein MADRADAIARVREHFNSGAFLAELGRRVGYRTASQNPDSGAALRAYLVEDLQPAFAALDFTTRLIESPTGAGPYLFADYREDASLPTLLTYGHGDVVDGMEGEWRDNLDPWTITTKGERAYGRGTADNKGQHSINLAALRAVRETRGGKLGFNVKFIIETGEEIGSPDLRQVCEAHREELKADLFIASDGPRLSAARPTIFLGCRGGNRIHLDVNLREGGNHSGNWGGVLANPATILCNAIASLVDGKGRMKLDALKPPRISNAVRAALADVRIEPTADEPQLAEDWGEEGLTPAERLFAWNTLEVLAMSSGNIEKPANAIPGRANAVLQLRFVVGTRYEEVIDAVRAYLHSNGFPMVEVSGAQRFGASRTDVDSPWVNWTADSIRNTTGKAPAILPNFGGSLPNDVFAEGLGLPTIWVPHSYPGCSQHAPDEHILLPVTEEALAIMAGVFWDLGEKRAF, encoded by the coding sequence ATGGCTGATCGAGCCGACGCGATTGCGCGGGTGCGCGAACACTTCAATTCCGGCGCGTTTCTCGCCGAACTCGGCCGCAGGGTCGGCTACCGCACCGCGAGCCAGAACCCGGACAGCGGCGCGGCGTTGCGCGCCTATCTCGTCGAGGATTTGCAACCTGCCTTCGCCGCGCTCGATTTCACCACCCGCCTGATTGAATCGCCGACTGGCGCCGGGCCGTATCTGTTCGCCGACTATCGCGAGGATGCCTCGCTGCCGACGCTGCTGACCTACGGCCATGGCGACGTCGTCGACGGCATGGAGGGCGAGTGGCGCGACAATCTCGATCCCTGGACCATCACGACCAAGGGCGAGCGCGCGTATGGCCGCGGCACCGCCGACAACAAGGGCCAGCACAGCATCAACCTCGCAGCGCTGCGCGCCGTGCGCGAGACCCGCGGCGGCAAGCTCGGCTTCAACGTGAAATTCATCATCGAGACCGGCGAGGAAATCGGCTCGCCCGATCTGCGCCAGGTGTGCGAGGCCCATCGCGAGGAACTGAAGGCGGACCTGTTCATCGCCTCCGACGGGCCGCGGCTCTCGGCCGCCCGCCCGACCATCTTCCTCGGCTGCCGCGGCGGCAACCGCATCCATCTCGATGTCAATCTGCGCGAGGGCGGCAACCATTCCGGCAATTGGGGCGGCGTGCTCGCCAATCCTGCGACGATCCTGTGCAACGCCATCGCGAGCCTGGTCGACGGCAAGGGGCGGATGAAGCTCGACGCGCTGAAGCCGCCGCGGATCTCGAACGCGGTCCGTGCCGCGCTCGCGGACGTGAGGATCGAGCCGACCGCCGACGAGCCGCAGCTGGCGGAAGACTGGGGCGAGGAGGGGCTGACGCCGGCCGAGCGGCTGTTCGCATGGAATACGCTGGAAGTGCTGGCGATGTCGTCGGGCAATATCGAAAAGCCCGCCAACGCCATTCCCGGCCGCGCCAATGCCGTGCTGCAGCTTCGCTTCGTCGTCGGCACCCGATATGAAGAAGTGATCGATGCCGTGCGCGCCTATCTGCACAGCAACGGCTTTCCGATGGTGGAAGTCAGCGGCGCGCAGCGCTTTGGCGCGTCGCGCACCGATGTCGATAGCCCCTGGGTGAACTGGACGGCGGACTCGATCCGCAACACCACCGGCAAGGCGCCGGCGATCCTGCCGAACTTTGGTGGTTCGCTGCCCAACGACGTGTTCGCCGAAGGGCTGGGGCTGCCCACGATCTGGGTGCCGCATTCCTATCCTGGCTGTTCGCAGCATGCGCCGGACGAGCATATCCTGTTGCCGGTGACGGAGGAGGCGCTTGCCATCATGGCGGGCGTGTTCTGGGACCTCGGCGAGAAGAGAGCGTTCTGA
- a CDS encoding LLM class flavin-dependent oxidoreductase encodes MTKEIRLNAFAMNCVAHQSPGLWTHPRDRTLGYNRLPYWLDLAKTLERGRFDGLFLADVLGVYDVYGDSPDAALRNAAQTPANEPLMLIPAMAAVTKNLGFGVTSNLSFEPPYPFARRMSTLDHLTEGRVGWNVVTGYLDSAARGAGKDKQTAHDDRYEIADEYMELVYKLWEGSWEDGAVLRDRARGIFADPSKVHRIEHEGNNYRLNAIHLSEPSPQRTPVLYQAGTSPRGRQFAAQHAECVFMSGPSAKIIGPRVAAIRAAAKEIGRNPAEILMFSMMTIILGSTEAEAKAKYADYRRHIAPEGALALMSGWMGIDFSGYDLDQQVRHVQNDAGRTALDNVTRADPDRVWTVREVVEHVGIGGAGPVVVGTPEKVADDIEAWFEQTDVDGLNVAFATSPGDFEDIADMLVPELTKRGRYKSEYAKGTLREKLFGAGRARVAEGHPAASYRAKARAAAAE; translated from the coding sequence ATGACCAAAGAAATCCGGCTCAACGCCTTCGCCATGAACTGCGTGGCGCATCAATCGCCGGGGCTGTGGACCCATCCGCGCGACCGCACGCTGGGCTACAACCGCCTGCCCTACTGGCTCGATCTCGCGAAGACGTTGGAGCGCGGCCGGTTCGACGGGCTGTTTCTGGCGGACGTGCTCGGCGTCTATGACGTGTACGGCGACAGCCCGGACGCAGCACTGCGCAATGCCGCACAGACGCCGGCGAACGAGCCGTTGATGCTGATCCCGGCGATGGCGGCGGTAACGAAAAATCTCGGCTTCGGTGTCACCAGCAATCTCTCGTTCGAGCCGCCCTACCCGTTCGCACGACGGATGTCGACGCTCGATCACCTCACCGAGGGCCGCGTCGGCTGGAACGTGGTGACGGGCTATCTCGACAGCGCCGCGCGCGGCGCCGGCAAGGACAAGCAGACCGCGCATGACGACCGCTACGAGATCGCCGACGAATATATGGAGTTGGTCTACAAGCTCTGGGAAGGCAGCTGGGAGGACGGCGCCGTGCTGCGCGACCGCGCCCGCGGCATTTTTGCCGATCCGTCGAAAGTGCATCGCATTGAACACGAGGGAAACAACTATCGGCTCAACGCCATCCATCTTAGCGAGCCGTCGCCGCAGCGGACGCCGGTGTTGTACCAGGCCGGCACCTCGCCGCGCGGACGGCAGTTCGCGGCTCAGCATGCCGAATGCGTGTTCATGTCGGGCCCGTCGGCCAAGATCATCGGCCCGCGCGTGGCGGCGATCCGCGCGGCTGCAAAGGAGATCGGGCGCAACCCGGCCGAGATCCTGATGTTCTCGATGATGACGATCATCCTCGGCTCCACCGAGGCCGAGGCGAAAGCGAAATACGCCGACTATCGCCGTCACATCGCACCCGAGGGCGCCTTGGCGCTGATGTCGGGCTGGATGGGCATCGACTTCTCGGGGTACGACCTCGACCAGCAGGTGCGCCATGTGCAGAACGATGCGGGACGCACCGCGCTCGACAACGTCACCCGCGCCGATCCGGACCGGGTATGGACCGTGCGCGAGGTGGTCGAACATGTCGGCATCGGCGGCGCCGGCCCGGTCGTGGTCGGCACCCCCGAAAAGGTCGCCGACGATATCGAGGCGTGGTTCGAGCAGACCGATGTCGACGGGCTCAACGTGGCGTTCGCCACCTCGCCCGGCGATTTCGAGGATATCGCCGATATGCTGGTGCCGGAGTTGACGAAGCGCGGGCGCTACAAGAGCGAATACGCCAAGGGGACGTTGCGGGAGAAGCTGTTCGGTGCCGGGCGGGCGCGGGTGGCGGAAGGGCATCCGGCGGCGAGTTATCGCGCAAAGGCAAGGGCGGCGGCGGCGGAATGA
- a CDS encoding thiamine pyrophosphate-binding protein translates to MKNKITGRSAFLALLKDEGVTHLFGNPGTTELPIMHALKEHPDLTYVMAMQESLVVAMADGFSRASGKLVACNVHVAPGLGNAMGSLYNASFTGTPMILTAGQQEQGHGLTEPVLYGPLVRMAEPLVKWAVEVTRLEDLPRIVRRAAKIATTPPTGPVFISLPGDILNAEAGIELGRATRIDTRVRPSEDSLQALTARILKAERPVIIVGDEIVKSDALKEAAELAETLGCPAYQSSTPYGAQFLSESPCFVGPLARIQKIARDTLAPYDLIIALGGDPLRMSVYSEIDPLPDGLSIVQVGLVDWEIAKNYGADVAVKADVRETLRALVPALKSAGGRALESRAKEGLAALASTNWAARRKPLVEQISKHAKTTPIDPDWLALQVVEAMPDNAILVDEGLTSSRQMIALRPHRDRYGYHALASGGIGWGLPASVGVSLANPTRPVVCYSGDGSSMYSIQALWTAANHKLPLTFVIVNNGGYRIIKQRLLAFHGDDNYVGMDFIDPPVDFTGLAKSLGLEATKVTDPGELKSVLSSAISRPGAKLIEVVVSNSVN, encoded by the coding sequence ATGAAGAACAAGATCACCGGCCGCTCCGCATTCCTGGCATTGCTGAAAGACGAGGGCGTCACGCATCTGTTCGGCAATCCCGGGACCACCGAGCTGCCGATTATGCACGCGCTGAAGGAGCATCCTGATCTCACCTATGTGATGGCGATGCAGGAAAGCCTCGTGGTCGCGATGGCCGACGGGTTCAGCCGCGCCTCCGGCAAGCTTGTCGCCTGCAACGTCCACGTCGCGCCCGGCCTCGGCAACGCGATGGGCTCGCTCTACAACGCCAGCTTCACCGGCACGCCGATGATCCTGACCGCCGGCCAGCAGGAGCAGGGCCATGGCCTGACCGAGCCGGTGCTCTATGGCCCGCTGGTGCGGATGGCCGAGCCGCTGGTGAAATGGGCGGTCGAAGTGACGCGGCTGGAGGATCTGCCGCGCATCGTGCGCCGCGCCGCCAAGATCGCGACCACGCCGCCGACCGGGCCGGTGTTCATCTCGCTGCCCGGCGACATCCTCAACGCCGAAGCCGGTATCGAGCTCGGCCGCGCGACCCGCATCGACACCCGCGTCAGGCCGTCGGAGGACTCGCTGCAGGCGCTGACCGCGCGCATCCTGAAGGCGGAGCGGCCGGTCATCATCGTCGGCGACGAGATCGTCAAGAGCGACGCGCTGAAGGAAGCCGCCGAACTGGCGGAAACGCTGGGCTGCCCGGCGTATCAGTCCTCGACGCCCTATGGCGCGCAATTCCTGTCCGAAAGCCCGTGCTTCGTCGGTCCGCTGGCGCGGATCCAGAAGATCGCGCGCGACACGCTGGCGCCCTACGACCTCATCATTGCGCTCGGCGGCGATCCGTTGCGGATGTCGGTGTACAGCGAAATCGATCCGTTGCCGGACGGGCTGTCGATCGTCCAGGTCGGCCTGGTCGACTGGGAGATCGCCAAGAACTACGGCGCCGACGTCGCGGTGAAGGCCGATGTGCGGGAGACATTGCGTGCGCTGGTGCCCGCGCTGAAGTCCGCAGGCGGTCGCGCGCTGGAGTCGCGTGCGAAAGAGGGTCTCGCCGCGCTGGCGTCGACGAATTGGGCGGCGCGGCGCAAGCCGCTGGTCGAGCAGATCTCGAAACACGCCAAAACCACGCCGATCGATCCCGACTGGCTGGCACTGCAGGTGGTCGAGGCGATGCCCGACAACGCCATCCTGGTCGACGAAGGCTTGACCTCGTCGCGGCAAATGATCGCGCTGCGCCCGCACCGCGACCGCTACGGCTATCATGCGCTGGCTTCCGGCGGCATCGGCTGGGGCCTGCCGGCCTCCGTCGGCGTCAGTCTTGCCAACCCGACCCGGCCGGTCGTGTGTTATTCCGGCGACGGCAGCTCGATGTATTCGATCCAGGCGTTGTGGACGGCGGCCAACCACAAGCTGCCGCTGACATTCGTGATCGTCAACAATGGCGGCTACCGCATCATCAAGCAGCGCCTGCTCGCCTTCCATGGCGATGACAATTACGTCGGCATGGATTTCATCGATCCGCCGGTGGATTTCACGGGCTTGGCGAAATCGCTGGGGCTGGAAGCGACGAAGGTGACCGATCCCGGCGAGTTGAAGTCGGTATTGTCGTCCGCGATCAGCCGGCCCGGTGCGAAACTGATCGAGGTGGTCGTGAGCAATTCGGTGAATTGA
- a CDS encoding GFA family protein, producing the protein MFPEVEFEKKKTKAVSLGKPAAGQCLCGKVAFEIDVPARWAWHDHSASSRRAHGAAYATYVGSWRKRFRITKGKTSLARYEDAATKTARSFCSNCGTPIAYERPRSPHMVNIPRALFSGRTGRQPLYHIAIEELQEWAWTGEPLVPLKGFPGVVWQRSKKKKRADREGMA; encoded by the coding sequence ATGTTCCCCGAAGTGGAATTCGAGAAAAAGAAGACAAAAGCCGTCTCGCTGGGCAAACCCGCGGCCGGCCAATGCCTGTGCGGCAAGGTCGCGTTCGAGATCGACGTGCCGGCCCGCTGGGCCTGGCACGATCACTCCGCCTCAAGCCGCCGCGCGCACGGCGCGGCTTATGCCACCTATGTCGGAAGCTGGCGCAAACGTTTTCGTATCACCAAAGGAAAGACCAGCCTTGCGCGCTATGAGGACGCGGCGACCAAAACCGCACGAAGCTTCTGTTCGAACTGCGGCACGCCGATCGCCTACGAACGTCCGCGTTCGCCGCACATGGTCAACATCCCCCGAGCGCTGTTTTCAGGCCGCACCGGGCGGCAACCGCTGTACCACATCGCGATCGAGGAACTGCAGGAATGGGCCTGGACCGGCGAACCGCTGGTGCCGCTGAAGGGTTTTCCCGGCGTGGTGTGGCAGCGCTCGAAAAAGAAGAAGCGGGCGGACCGTGAGGGGATGGCTTAA
- a CDS encoding alkene reductase produces MNYPSLFSPLKVGPYQLEHRLALAPLTRMRAAKPSLAPRPLNAEYYAQRTTPGGLLIAEASPVMDTAFGSPGVPGIYTEQQIAGWREVVDAVHAKGGIIFLQLWHVGRVSHSSFQPGGVLPAAPSAVPIADLKTGTADGKAVSYETPRALETAEVASVVEAYRQAAKNALQAGFDGVEIHGANGYLIEQFLQSHTNLRTDQYGGSIPNRVRFLMEVTKAVVEVWGADRVGVRLSPYGVANGSGEPDPMPLYTYVVEQLNPLGLAYLHFIEPRSSGAGRAEVNHQNVPSAMVLFRPIWKGVLITAGGFTGETADAAIRDGHADAIAFGRIFISNPDLPRRLQRGFPLTPYNRATFYGGDVAGYTDYPAYNELEQA; encoded by the coding sequence ATGAATTATCCATCGCTGTTTTCGCCGCTCAAGGTCGGCCCGTATCAGCTCGAGCATCGCCTGGCGCTGGCGCCGTTGACGCGGATGCGCGCGGCCAAGCCGTCGCTGGCGCCGCGGCCGCTCAACGCGGAATATTACGCCCAGCGCACCACCCCGGGCGGCTTGCTGATCGCCGAGGCCTCGCCGGTGATGGATACCGCCTTCGGCAGCCCCGGCGTCCCCGGCATCTATACCGAGCAGCAGATCGCGGGCTGGCGCGAGGTGGTCGACGCCGTTCACGCCAAGGGCGGAATCATTTTTCTGCAACTCTGGCACGTCGGCCGCGTCTCGCATTCCTCGTTCCAGCCGGGCGGGGTGTTGCCGGCGGCGCCCTCGGCGGTCCCGATCGCCGATCTGAAAACAGGTACGGCCGACGGCAAGGCGGTTTCATACGAAACGCCGCGGGCGCTGGAAACCGCCGAAGTGGCCAGCGTCGTTGAAGCCTACCGGCAGGCGGCGAAGAATGCGCTCCAGGCCGGCTTCGACGGCGTCGAAATTCACGGTGCCAACGGCTACCTGATCGAGCAGTTCCTGCAGTCCCATACCAACCTGCGCACCGATCAATATGGCGGCTCGATCCCGAACCGGGTGCGCTTCCTGATGGAGGTGACGAAAGCCGTGGTGGAGGTCTGGGGCGCCGATCGCGTCGGCGTGCGGCTGTCGCCCTATGGCGTCGCCAATGGCAGCGGCGAACCGGACCCGATGCCGCTCTACACCTATGTCGTCGAGCAGCTCAATCCGCTCGGTCTCGCCTATCTGCATTTCATCGAGCCGCGCTCCTCGGGCGCCGGGCGTGCCGAGGTCAACCACCAGAACGTGCCGTCGGCCATGGTCCTGTTCCGCCCGATCTGGAAAGGCGTGTTGATCACCGCCGGCGGTTTCACGGGCGAGACCGCGGACGCGGCAATCCGGGATGGCCATGCCGATGCGATCGCGTTCGGCCGCATCTTCATTTCAAATCCGGACCTGCCGCGTCGCCTGCAGCGTGGTTTTCCGCTCACGCCCTACAACCGCGCGACATTCTATGGCGGCGACGTGGCGGGATATACGGATTATCCGGCGTACAACGAGCTGGAGCAGGCGTAA
- a CDS encoding winged helix-turn-helix domain-containing protein, with protein sequence MPKSNASSLPSLSVRIDLADDGRIGPGKIELLESIEACGSISAAGRAMEMSYKRAWDLVDEINRICRQAAVEPQTGGKNGGGAVLTPFGASLIARYRKIERNAATAARKELEALRKDIGRPKKAARR encoded by the coding sequence ATGCCGAAATCGAACGCCAGCTCACTTCCTTCCCTGAGCGTCCGGATCGATCTGGCGGACGACGGACGCATCGGACCGGGAAAGATTGAACTGCTGGAGAGCATCGAGGCCTGCGGCTCGATCTCGGCGGCCGGCCGGGCGATGGAGATGTCCTACAAGCGCGCCTGGGATCTGGTCGACGAGATCAACCGGATCTGCCGCCAGGCCGCGGTGGAGCCGCAGACCGGCGGCAAGAACGGCGGCGGCGCGGTCCTGACGCCGTTCGGCGCGTCGCTGATCGCGCGCTACCGCAAGATCGAACGCAACGCCGCCACCGCCGCGCGCAAGGAGCTCGAGGCGCTGCGCAAGGATATCGGGCGGCCGAAGAAAGCCGCGCGCCGATAA